A genomic region of Notamacropus eugenii isolate mMacEug1 chromosome 3, mMacEug1.pri_v2, whole genome shotgun sequence contains the following coding sequences:
- the SUV39H2 gene encoding histone-lysine N-methyltransferase SUV39H2 isoform X2 — translation MEAWCVPCLASFDTLQELCRKEKLTCKSIGITKRNLNNYEVEYLCDYKIEKDMEYYLVKWKGWPETTNTWEPSRNLKCPLLLEQFYNDQRDYLSQLKPGKAVILKNDIKSLKPAIAEYVVKKAKQRVALQRWQEELNRKKNHKGMIFVENTVDLEGPPLDFYYINEYKPAPGINLTNEAIVGCMCTDCFFEKCCPAEAGVHLAYNKKRQIKIQPGTPIYECNSRCKCGPDCPNRIVQKGTPYSLCIFRTSNGCGWGVKTLVKIKRMSFVMEYVGEVITSEEAERRGQLYDNKGITYLFDLDYESDEFTVDAARYGNVSHFVNHSCDPNLQVFNVFIDNLDTRLPRIALFSTRTIHPGEELTFDYQMKGSGDISSESIDLSPAKKRVRTVCKCGSVSCRGYLN, via the exons ATGGAAG CTTGGTGTGTGCCTTGCCTAGCTTCATTTGATACTCTTCAGGAATTATGTAGAAAGGAAAAGCTCACATGTAAATCGATTGGAATCACCAAAAGGAATCTAAATAATTATGAGGTGGAATACTTGTGTGACTACAAGATAGAAAAG gATATGGAATATTACCTTGTAAAATGGAAAGGATGGCCAGAAACTACAAATACTTGGGAACCTTCAAGAAATCTCAAATGCCCATTACTTCTTGAACAGTTTTATAATGACCAGCGTGATTATTTGTCTCAGCTGAAGCCAGGCAAagcagtcattttaaaaaatgatatcaaaagtCTGAAGCCTGCCATTGCTGAGTATGTTGTAAAGAAGGCTAAACAAAGGGTAGCTCTGCAGAGGTGGCAAGAAGAGCTTAACAGAAAAAAGAACCATAAAGGAATGATCTTTGTGGAAAATACTGTGGATCTGGAAGGCCCACCTTTAGACTTTTACTACATTAATGAATACAAACCTGCTCCTGGAATCAATTTAACAAATGAAGCCATAGTTGGTTGCATGTGCACAGATTGCTTCTTTGAGAAGTGCTGCCCTGCAGAAGCTGGAGTTCATTTGGCTTACAATAAAAAAAGGCAGATAAAAATCCAACCTGGCACGCCGATCTATGAGTGCAACTCACGGTGTAAATGTGGGCCTGACTGCCCCAATAGGATTGTTCAGAAAGGTACACCATATTCCCTTTGCATCTTTAGAACTAGCAATGGCTGTGGCTGGGGAGTGAAAACCCttgtgaaaattaaaagaatgagtTTTGTCATGGAGTATGTTGGAGAG GTTATCACAAGTGAAGAAGCTGAGAGACGGGGGCAGCTCTATGATAATAAAGGAATCACATATCTCTTTGATCTGGACTATGAATCTGATGAATTCACAGTGGATGCAGCTCGATATGGAAATGTGTCTCATTTTGTGAATCATAGT TGTGACCCAAATCTTCAGGTGTTCAACGTCTTCATTGATAACCTTGATACTCGCCTTCCTCGAATAGCACTGTTTTCCACGAGAACAATACATCCTGGAGAAGAACTTACTTTTGATTATCAAATGAAAG GTTCTGGAGATATATCTTCAGAGTCTATTGACCTCAGCCCAGCCAAAAAGAGGGTCAGAACTGTGTGCAAGTGTGGATCTGTGTCTTGCAGAGGTTACCTCAACTAA
- the SUV39H2 gene encoding histone-lysine N-methyltransferase SUV39H2 isoform X1 has product MAAAAAGARGAWCVPCLASFDTLQELCRKEKLTCKSIGITKRNLNNYEVEYLCDYKIEKDMEYYLVKWKGWPETTNTWEPSRNLKCPLLLEQFYNDQRDYLSQLKPGKAVILKNDIKSLKPAIAEYVVKKAKQRVALQRWQEELNRKKNHKGMIFVENTVDLEGPPLDFYYINEYKPAPGINLTNEAIVGCMCTDCFFEKCCPAEAGVHLAYNKKRQIKIQPGTPIYECNSRCKCGPDCPNRIVQKGTPYSLCIFRTSNGCGWGVKTLVKIKRMSFVMEYVGEVITSEEAERRGQLYDNKGITYLFDLDYESDEFTVDAARYGNVSHFVNHSCDPNLQVFNVFIDNLDTRLPRIALFSTRTIHPGEELTFDYQMKGSGDISSESIDLSPAKKRVRTVCKCGSVSCRGYLN; this is encoded by the exons ATGGCGGCGGCCGCGGCCGGAGCGCGAGGAG CTTGGTGTGTGCCTTGCCTAGCTTCATTTGATACTCTTCAGGAATTATGTAGAAAGGAAAAGCTCACATGTAAATCGATTGGAATCACCAAAAGGAATCTAAATAATTATGAGGTGGAATACTTGTGTGACTACAAGATAGAAAAG gATATGGAATATTACCTTGTAAAATGGAAAGGATGGCCAGAAACTACAAATACTTGGGAACCTTCAAGAAATCTCAAATGCCCATTACTTCTTGAACAGTTTTATAATGACCAGCGTGATTATTTGTCTCAGCTGAAGCCAGGCAAagcagtcattttaaaaaatgatatcaaaagtCTGAAGCCTGCCATTGCTGAGTATGTTGTAAAGAAGGCTAAACAAAGGGTAGCTCTGCAGAGGTGGCAAGAAGAGCTTAACAGAAAAAAGAACCATAAAGGAATGATCTTTGTGGAAAATACTGTGGATCTGGAAGGCCCACCTTTAGACTTTTACTACATTAATGAATACAAACCTGCTCCTGGAATCAATTTAACAAATGAAGCCATAGTTGGTTGCATGTGCACAGATTGCTTCTTTGAGAAGTGCTGCCCTGCAGAAGCTGGAGTTCATTTGGCTTACAATAAAAAAAGGCAGATAAAAATCCAACCTGGCACGCCGATCTATGAGTGCAACTCACGGTGTAAATGTGGGCCTGACTGCCCCAATAGGATTGTTCAGAAAGGTACACCATATTCCCTTTGCATCTTTAGAACTAGCAATGGCTGTGGCTGGGGAGTGAAAACCCttgtgaaaattaaaagaatgagtTTTGTCATGGAGTATGTTGGAGAG GTTATCACAAGTGAAGAAGCTGAGAGACGGGGGCAGCTCTATGATAATAAAGGAATCACATATCTCTTTGATCTGGACTATGAATCTGATGAATTCACAGTGGATGCAGCTCGATATGGAAATGTGTCTCATTTTGTGAATCATAGT TGTGACCCAAATCTTCAGGTGTTCAACGTCTTCATTGATAACCTTGATACTCGCCTTCCTCGAATAGCACTGTTTTCCACGAGAACAATACATCCTGGAGAAGAACTTACTTTTGATTATCAAATGAAAG GTTCTGGAGATATATCTTCAGAGTCTATTGACCTCAGCCCAGCCAAAAAGAGGGTCAGAACTGTGTGCAAGTGTGGATCTGTGTCTTGCAGAGGTTACCTCAACTAA
- the SUV39H2 gene encoding histone-lysine N-methyltransferase SUV39H2 isoform X3 — translation MAAAAAGARGAWCVPCLASFDTLQELCRKEKLTCKSIGITKRNLNNYEVEYLCDYKIEKDMEYYLVKWKGWPETTNTWEPSRNLKCPLLLEQFYNDQRDYLSQLKPGKAVILKNDIKSLKPAIAEYVVKKAKQRVALQRWQEELNRKKNHKGMIFVENTVDLEGPPLDFYYINEYKPAPGINLTNEAIVGCMCTDCFFEKCCPAEAGVHLAYNKKRQIKIQPGTPIYECNSRCKCGPDCPNRIVQKGTPYSLCIFRTSNGCGWGVKTLVKIKRMSFVMEYVGECDPNLQVFNVFIDNLDTRLPRIALFSTRTIHPGEELTFDYQMKGSGDISSESIDLSPAKKRVRTVCKCGSVSCRGYLN, via the exons ATGGCGGCGGCCGCGGCCGGAGCGCGAGGAG CTTGGTGTGTGCCTTGCCTAGCTTCATTTGATACTCTTCAGGAATTATGTAGAAAGGAAAAGCTCACATGTAAATCGATTGGAATCACCAAAAGGAATCTAAATAATTATGAGGTGGAATACTTGTGTGACTACAAGATAGAAAAG gATATGGAATATTACCTTGTAAAATGGAAAGGATGGCCAGAAACTACAAATACTTGGGAACCTTCAAGAAATCTCAAATGCCCATTACTTCTTGAACAGTTTTATAATGACCAGCGTGATTATTTGTCTCAGCTGAAGCCAGGCAAagcagtcattttaaaaaatgatatcaaaagtCTGAAGCCTGCCATTGCTGAGTATGTTGTAAAGAAGGCTAAACAAAGGGTAGCTCTGCAGAGGTGGCAAGAAGAGCTTAACAGAAAAAAGAACCATAAAGGAATGATCTTTGTGGAAAATACTGTGGATCTGGAAGGCCCACCTTTAGACTTTTACTACATTAATGAATACAAACCTGCTCCTGGAATCAATTTAACAAATGAAGCCATAGTTGGTTGCATGTGCACAGATTGCTTCTTTGAGAAGTGCTGCCCTGCAGAAGCTGGAGTTCATTTGGCTTACAATAAAAAAAGGCAGATAAAAATCCAACCTGGCACGCCGATCTATGAGTGCAACTCACGGTGTAAATGTGGGCCTGACTGCCCCAATAGGATTGTTCAGAAAGGTACACCATATTCCCTTTGCATCTTTAGAACTAGCAATGGCTGTGGCTGGGGAGTGAAAACCCttgtgaaaattaaaagaatgagtTTTGTCATGGAGTATGTTGGAGAG TGTGACCCAAATCTTCAGGTGTTCAACGTCTTCATTGATAACCTTGATACTCGCCTTCCTCGAATAGCACTGTTTTCCACGAGAACAATACATCCTGGAGAAGAACTTACTTTTGATTATCAAATGAAAG GTTCTGGAGATATATCTTCAGAGTCTATTGACCTCAGCCCAGCCAAAAAGAGGGTCAGAACTGTGTGCAAGTGTGGATCTGTGTCTTGCAGAGGTTACCTCAACTAA